CCCTGACATCTAACCTAAACCCCGCAGTCCTAAGTCCTGAAAAGATGCTGCCACCTGGTGGCTACAGAATAGATTTAATGAAATGGCTAGGAAGTCTTTCATGCTAGCTGGTGGAACTGGCAATAGGGCGAGAGATAGGGAAGCAGGaatgaggagaaaacaaaaattaagaaacaggaaaaggagCTCCATCTCTAAGATGGAGGTAGAAAAAAAGGGACTATCGTCTAAATGAGACTGGAGAGTTCCTACAGGAAAAtggcttccctctccttccttctgagACTAGAAACAAGAGGAAAGAGGCTATAGCTTGTATTGAGGGAAATGCAagactgaggagaaaaaaaagcaggtcTAGCTGATCTCAACTTAGCAAGCTAAAATAATAGTAGCCTGGTGTCAGCAGCCAGCCAAGCAACTGCATGCTCCTAGTTTCCACATGGGGAATCCATGTGATTTTGGGGAAGCTGACCCCACCCTTTTCCCCAAAGGTGTAGTCCATGGTGTAGAATAAGCAAATTAGCATGTACCATCCTCCTGGCCACAATGATTGGTCAGGGGTGGACATGTGACCCAGGCCTAATCAGTGTGAATGTTAGGGCTTTTGCTGAGATTTCTGGTACAAAGATGCCTTCTTTTTCTGATTGGACATAAATGGGGAAACGTGTAATCCCAGGAATGCTAGCAGCCATTAAGTGGCCCAGACTTAAGATGGTCCTACAGAAGATgcaacagtgagaaaaaaaatcagtccgGTATTTAGAGACATACTGAGCTACTGGGTCAGGCTTCACCTGGAGCGAGCACTACCTATGGACTTTCCAGTTACATGAACCAATAAACCCTTTTTATATTAAGCCAGTTTGAATTAGGTTTTCTGTGATTTAAAACCAAAAGATCCCTAACTTATACATTCATCATAGCCCATGCCTACCTTCCCACAGGATAGCACAGGGAATACAGGTAAGGTCACTACAGATTTATTGGTTATACTAAAGCCAAGGGTATCAAGCTGAAAAGGTCAGAGGCAGCAACCAGGTACTAAGTAGACTGGGTGACTCAGCTGTCTGTACAGAAGAGAATGGACTTCCTTAGGAAAAGAATAGCCAAATGAGAAGCAAGTGCAGAGAAGGGCCTCTACTAGGCAGTTAATGCAGGGATATAAACACTCTTCCCCACAGACCTATATCATGGGGGTGTTGCTTTGGGGTCTTTATGCTCCTGGGATAAGGAATTTTGAAGCACATGCTCCTTTAAGTCTTTATTACGCTGTGGTGCAGTGCCTACCTCTCCCTTTGCCAAAGGAAAAGCCTCCTTTTGGCTTCTGCTGCCTCTGATGACACTCACTTTTGAGGGGACCAAGGGAATTTTATCTTCTGCTTCTTTGGTATGCCGGGAACTGGGGCCCCTTCCTCCTTTGGAAACAGTACCATCTTCCTGACCCTGGGCAAGCACTGCCCTCTTTTCAGCCTCTCCCATTGGCCCTGGCCTGTCTGCCCCTCCAGCTGAGTTGCCTTCCCCTCCTAAGCCCCATGTCTCCCATGGTAACCTTGAGGACTGGGCAGAGTCCACGGCAGCTGCTGACTTCTGAGGGGTAGAATTCCTTTCCCCACTTCCACCTGACTTTTTTCGAGGGCGCCCCCGTTTCCTTTTGGCATCACTTGCTGTATCCTCTATATCCTGCTTTGCTGCTTTAGCTGGTGGATCCTGCCCACTGGCCTCACTCACAGGTACTTCAGCTGTCCTCTTGACACCCTTGTCATATGGTCCTGGGTCACCACCTATGCCTACCTCTCTGTTCTCTGTGCCCCGGGGCTGAGTGAGTCCCCCAGGTGGAGCtcgcccaggcccaggcccaggcccggGCCCAGGTCCAGGCAAAGCAGGAACAGTGGGTAAGATCATGTTAATGATGGGTACAGCTGCTGGGGGTGCCCCGGCCCTACTAGACAGAGGCAGTGTAGCCACTTTCAGGGCACCTGAAGAAAGCCTGGGGGCCAGAATAGGTGGAGAGACTGGGATTGGTGGAATAAGCGAGCGAGGGGCCCGGGGAAGGAGCAGAGGCAGCCGAGCCACTAGGGCGTTAACCTGCAGGTTATTGGCTCCTGGGGCTGAGCTCTCAACTACACTCTTCTTCCGCTCTCCACGTGCGAGAGGGCCAGCCCCAGTTCGGGCTTCCAGATCCTTAGGAGGCTAAAAGGTAAAGAGAGGAACACAGTAAAGTGTGAAGACTGATTACTGGAGGAAACACAGACACCAGAGGCACAGGAAGTGGAAA
The genomic region above belongs to Piliocolobus tephrosceles isolate RC106 chromosome 1, ASM277652v3, whole genome shotgun sequence and contains:
- the RFX5 gene encoding DNA-binding protein RFX5; this translates as MAEDEPDAKSPKTGGRPPPGGAEAGEPTTLLQRLRGTISKAVQNKVEGILQDVQKFSDNDKLYLYLQLPSGPSTGDKSSEPSTLSNEEYMYAYRWIRNHLEEHTDTCLPKQSVYDAYRKYCESLACCRPLSTANFGKIIREIFPDIKARRLGGRGQSKYCYSGIRRKTLVSMPPLPGLDLKGSESPEMGPEVTPAPRDELVEAACALTCDWAERILKRSFSSIVEVARFLLQQHLISARSAHAHVLKAMGLAEEDEHAPRERSSKPKNGVENPEGSQAHKKLERPAQPPKDLEARTGAGPLARGERKKSVVESSAPGANNLQVNALVARLPLLLPRAPRSLIPPIPVSPPILAPRLSSGALKVATLPLSSRAGAPPAAVPIINMILPTVPALPGPGPGPGPGPGRAPPGGLTQPRGTENREVGIGGDPGPYDKGVKRTAEVPVSEASGQDPPAKAAKQDIEDTASDAKRKRGRPRKKSGGSGERNSTPQKSAAAVDSAQSSRLPWETWGLGGEGNSAGGADRPGPMGEAEKRAVLAQGQEDGTVSKGGRGPSSRHTKEAEDKIPLVPSKVSVIRGSRSQKEAFPLAKGEVGTAPQRNKDLKEHVLQNSLSQEHKDPKATPP